The Streptococcus sanguinis genomic sequence GTTGTCTGCTAACGAAGACAAAGTTCGATCATGGTATCAGGAAAAAGATATTGCTGAGAATGAGTATTACTTAGTTGTTGGGCGCTTTGTGCCAGAAAATAACTATCAAGCCATGATTAAGGGGGCTATGGCATCTCATTCTAAAAAAGACTTTGTCCTGATTACCAATGTTGAAGAAAACAAGTTTTACAATCAGCTGCTCAAAGACACAGGATTTGATAAAGATCCAAGGATTAAATTTGTTGGAACAGTTTATGATCAAGAATTGCTCAAGTACATTCGGGAGAATGCATTTGCCTATCTTCATGGCCACGAAGTTGGCGGAACAAATCCGTCTCTTTTGGAGGCCTTGGCATCTACTAAATTAAATCTCTTATTGGATGTTGGCTTTAACCGTGAGGTTGGTGAAGACGGGGCCATTTATTGGAAAAAAGATGAGTTGGCTCGTGTCATTGAGGAAGTAGAAGGATTTGATCAGGCAGCAATAACTGACTTGGATTTCAAGTCAAGTCAAAGAATCCTCTCAGCTTTCACATGGGAAAAGATTGTGTCAGATTATGAAGAAGTTTTTAAAGGATAGGGAATGAAACGGATTTTATACTTGCATGCTGGTGCAGAAATGTATGGAGCAGATAAGGTTTTATTGGAATTGATCAAAGGATTGGATTCCAAAGAATTTGAAGCTCATGTCATCCTGCCAAATGATGGTGTTTTAGTCGAGGCCTTGCGTCAGGTTGGGGCTCAGGTCAGTGTGTTGGATTATCCGATTTTACGAAGGAAGTATTTTAATCCCAAAGGCATTGTAGACTATATCCGCTCTTATCATTTCTATGCTAAGCAAATCGCCCTCTATGCTCGAGAACACAGTATAGATATGGTTCACAATAATACAGCGGCTGTTTTGGAGGGCATCTATTTGAAACGCAAGCTCAAGCTGCCTTTGATTTGGCATGTTCATGAGATTATCGTCAAACCCAAAGCTATTTCTGACTTTATCAATATGCTCATGGGACGATATGCAGACAAGATTGTGACGGTGTCCCAAGCGGTCGCTAATCATATCAAGCAGTCTCCCTTTATCAAAGATAGCCAAGTGGAAGTGATTTATAACGGTGTCGATAATGCTGTCTATTATCCAATGGATGCGTCTTCTATTCGTGAAAAATTTGATATTGCGCAAGATGCACTTGTGATTGGCATGATTGGTCGGGTCAATGCTATCAAAGGACAAAATGATTTCATAGAAGCAGTCGAGCCACTTTTGGAAAAGAATGAGCAAGCGGTGGCTTTCCTAGCTGGAGGTGTTTTTCCTGGTGAAGAATGGCGTTTAGAAGAACTAGATAAGAGAATAGCTTCTTCATCTGTTGTGTCACAAATTCATCGTATTGATTACTACGATAAGACTTCTGAACTTTATAATATGTTTGATATCTTTGTCTTACCAAGTATAAAACCTGATTCCCTACCTACAGTAGTCCTAGAAGCCATGGCTTGTTCAAAACCAGTTGTTGGTTATAACAATGGGGGAATAGCTGAAATGGTAGTAGATGACAAAAGTGGTTGCTTAGTCAAATCAAATCGTCCTCGAGAACTTTCTAATGCCATTTCTCTCTTACTAGATAGTTCTGAAAAAAGAGAAAAATTTGGGCGAGTAGGATATCAGAGACAAAAAGAGCTGTTTTCTTTGGAGAGTTACATCAAGAACTTTTCGGAGTTGTATAAAACAGATAGA encodes the following:
- a CDS encoding glycosyltransferase family 4 protein, translating into MKRILYLHAGAEMYGADKVLLELIKGLDSKEFEAHVILPNDGVLVEALRQVGAQVSVLDYPILRRKYFNPKGIVDYIRSYHFYAKQIALYAREHSIDMVHNNTAAVLEGIYLKRKLKLPLIWHVHEIIVKPKAISDFINMLMGRYADKIVTVSQAVANHIKQSPFIKDSQVEVIYNGVDNAVYYPMDASSIREKFDIAQDALVIGMIGRVNAIKGQNDFIEAVEPLLEKNEQAVAFLAGGVFPGEEWRLEELDKRIASSSVVSQIHRIDYYDKTSELYNMFDIFVLPSIKPDSLPTVVLEAMACSKPVVGYNNGGIAEMVVDDKSGCLVKSNRPRELSNAISLLLDSSEKREKFGRVGYQRQKELFSLESYIKNFSELYKTDRKD